The following is a genomic window from Strix aluco isolate bStrAlu1 chromosome 27, bStrAlu1.hap1, whole genome shotgun sequence.
cctcggcggccccggcggggggggggcgatgcTGGGTTTCCCCGCTGCCGGTCCCGGAGCGTCCGCGGGAgcccggcggcgcggagcggctcCCGCAGCCGTCGAGGCGGCCGGTGCTGCCGGTGCCCCCGGGGGGGCCGCCCTTACCTacctgcccggggcgggggaggggacggggggggacCCGCGCGTCCTGTCCCGCCGCACCGAGcagggacggacggacggacgcgGGGGACGGACGGACAGCGGGACGGCTGGGCGGATCgagggacggggaggggggagccgggGGTGCCCCACacccgctgcctgcccctgcctggcccGTGAGCACCGGCACGGCCCCGGTACCGCCGGTACCGCCCcggaccggggcgggggggctccagcCTGGCCCGGGGGGCGCATCCCTGGGACCCCCGTGCGGTTATTGGggtcccctgtcccctccccgggcAGTGATTGGGgtcctcgccccccccccccccccatcttgaagcacagggcagccccccccgccgtgcccccctCCCGGACGGGGGGTGCTCATACCGTGGGGGtgcaccgggacccccccgctccctcccggtgcaaaccccccccccccgcactgcTGCAGCCGCTGCCATGGAAACGGCTCACGGCTCTCGCgagctccgcgccccccccccccccctctccgaGCGCGCCCCCGGGCCCGGTgcggggggggtgagggggggggggcgggaagcggagtcggggagggggggggacggggacaccggGCGCTCTCGCGAGATCGGCGCGATCGGGCCTCCGCTTCCGGCGGCGGGAGCGGTGCAGAGTCAGCTGCGGGCGGGGGggccaccggcaccggcaccggcaccaggtgcggggaggggggggcagcaccggggcgggggggggcggtccGGGGCGCCGTGCATCGCCGGGTGCGCTGCaccgcgggggggcggcgggggcacCGCAccggcgctgggggggggggtctgcaGCGCGTTTGGGGGTGCACGGTGCATTGGGGGTGCGGAGCACCGGGGGGGGGGACATCGCagcggaggcgggggggggggttgatgCGGTGCAGCGGGAGGGGCGCGGGGtccggggggggcgggcagcgccggtgGGGCGGTGCGGCgtgcgggggcggggggcgatgcggcgggggggggcggtgcagcgccggggaggggggggggcggcgatTTGGGGGTGCGCTGCAatccggggtgggggggagcggtGCGTTGGAGGGGCGCAGTGCgagcggggatggggggggggataATGAATTCGGGGGGCGTCGCACCGaggggctgcgcggggcggggggggggcggcccgggggcgggcggcagcCCACGGCCGGGAGGGGCGCgctgcggggcggggcgggggggcgctgGGGGCCCCCCCGGCGGGGCGGTTGAagggccgggggggccgcgcaTGGACTGGGGGGGTGTaggggctgtgcccccccccccccccggaggaGAGCTGGgatccgtgcctcagtttcccccagtGCAGAGCCCGGGCCTGTCCCCTTGTAGGGtgcagcgcggggcggggggggcccatatcccccccagagcccccccacaTTGAGCTACACTACGTGCAGCCCCCGTGGAGCGCGTGGCCCCGTCCCTGAACCCCCCAGGATAGGGGGATCCCCGATCCCTGCAGCTTCCCGGAGCATGGGGGACCCGCCCCCAGTTCTtagggcccccccccccgccccagcgccTGCCCCGTGCCCCCGCAGGATCTGGACGGAGCCAACGCTGCCGTCACCATGGGCAACATCTTCGGGAACCTGCTGAAGAGCCTCATCGGGAAGAAGGAGATGCGGATCCTGATGGTGGGGCTGGACGCCGCCGGCAAGACCACGATCCTCTACAAGCTGAAGCTGGGGGAGATCGTCACCACCATCCCCACCATCggtgtgtgtgtggcgggggggggggcgtgtggGGGGCACCAAACGGgcattccccccccctccccagcagggcTCTCCTTAGGAGGGGGCTCGTGGCCCcgcgtgcctcagtttccctccgcCAGTGGCTCCTCGCAGGGTTCAACGTGGAGACAGTGGAGTACAAGAACATCAGCTTCACCGTGTGGGACGTGGGTGGGCAGGACAAGATCCGGCCCCTCTGGCGGCATTACTTCCAAAACACCCAGGGtaggtgtgtccccccccccttcccgaggctgtggggaggggacggggctcgcctggggaggaagggggggcaCCCTCAGCACCCCCAGCAGCGCCCGCTCGCCGTCGCCAGGGCTGATCTTCGTGGTGGACAGTAA
Proteins encoded in this region:
- the ARF3 gene encoding LOW QUALITY PROTEIN: ADP-ribosylation factor 3 (The sequence of the model RefSeq protein was modified relative to this genomic sequence to represent the inferred CDS: inserted 1 base in 1 codon) encodes the protein MGNIFGNLLKSLIGKKEMRILMVGLDAAGKTTILYKLKLGEIVTTIPTIGFNVETVEYKNISFTVWDVGGQDKIRPLWRHYFQNTQGLIFVVDSNDRXRVNEAREELMRMLAEDELRDAVLLVFANKQDLPNAMNAAEITDKLGLHSLRHRNWYIQATCATSGDGLYEGLDWLANQLKNKK